Proteins from a genomic interval of candidate division KSB1 bacterium:
- a CDS encoding response regulator transcription factor, with amino-acid sequence MDKGKVLILDARNGNPDSITKSIEEEGFVTIRTSDLGKVQELVLSEKPKALLVDQDSFGDEVWEIYKNLKDDFDTRKTALIIISSNNDENQVVRAYQVGADDYIIKPFSSKSTVARMKAIIERVERSESKKIKVKDIEIDLDEHKVKKSGKPIDLTYIQFKLLYLLASRRENVFSRKEILEKVWGRKVYVTNRTVDVHIKRLREKLGEYKYPSQYIETIHGTGYRFL; translated from the coding sequence ATGGATAAGGGAAAAGTATTGATTTTAGACGCAAGGAACGGCAACCCCGATTCCATAACCAAGAGCATCGAGGAAGAGGGCTTCGTTACAATTCGAACAAGCGATCTGGGGAAAGTTCAGGAATTAGTGTTATCCGAAAAACCGAAAGCTCTGCTGGTTGATCAAGATAGTTTCGGTGATGAAGTCTGGGAAATTTATAAAAATCTAAAAGACGATTTCGATACGAGAAAAACGGCCCTCATTATTATTTCCAGCAACAATGATGAAAATCAGGTGGTCCGTGCATATCAAGTCGGAGCAGATGATTACATTATAAAGCCTTTTAGCTCCAAATCTACTGTGGCTCGGATGAAAGCGATTATCGAGCGTGTGGAACGAAGCGAAAGCAAGAAAATTAAAGTGAAAGATATTGAAATCGACCTGGATGAGCATAAAGTGAAAAAGTCTGGGAAGCCTATCGATTTAACATATATTCAGTTTAAGCTCCTTTATCTTCTGGCTTCGCGGCGTGAAAATGTATTCTCACGGAAGGAAATTTTAGAGAAAGTATGGGGCCGCAAAGTATACGTCACCAACCGTACGGTTGATGTTCATATTAAGCGACTCAGAGAGAAATTGGGCGAGTACAAATACCCCTCACAGTATATCGAGACAATTCACGGAACAGGCTATAGATTTCTGTAA